The Hydrogenophaga crocea genome contains a region encoding:
- a CDS encoding SDR family oxidoreductase, producing the protein MRVKDKSIIVTGAGSGIGEGIAHRLAAEGAQVIVNDVNVAGGERVVADIVARGGRASFFAADVTRSDDVKALVQAAVQRHGRLDVVVNNAGWTHKNQPALDVSEEEFDRCYAVNVKSIYLSALHAVPVFRAHGGGAFINIASTAGVRPRPGLTWYNGSKGAVIITSKSLAAEFGADNIRVNCVNPVMNPFTGLGASFAGGELTDERLAKFRSTIPLGRFSTPEDVGNAVLYLASDEAAFISGVCLEVDGGRCV; encoded by the coding sequence ATGCGCGTGAAAGACAAATCCATCATCGTCACCGGCGCCGGCAGCGGCATCGGCGAAGGCATTGCGCACCGGCTCGCGGCCGAAGGCGCGCAGGTCATCGTCAACGACGTCAACGTGGCCGGCGGCGAGCGCGTGGTGGCCGACATCGTGGCGCGCGGCGGCCGCGCGAGCTTCTTCGCGGCCGACGTGACGCGCAGCGACGACGTGAAGGCCCTGGTGCAGGCCGCGGTGCAGCGCCACGGCCGGCTCGACGTGGTGGTGAACAACGCCGGCTGGACCCACAAGAACCAGCCCGCGCTCGACGTGAGCGAAGAAGAGTTCGACCGCTGCTACGCGGTCAACGTGAAGAGCATCTACCTGAGCGCGTTGCACGCGGTGCCGGTGTTCCGCGCCCACGGCGGCGGGGCCTTCATCAACATCGCGTCCACCGCGGGCGTGCGGCCCCGGCCCGGGCTCACCTGGTACAACGGCTCCAAGGGTGCGGTGATCATCACCAGCAAGTCGCTGGCGGCCGAGTTCGGCGCCGACAACATTCGCGTGAACTGCGTGAACCCGGTGATGAACCCCTTCACCGGCCTGGGCGCCTCGTTCGCGGGCGGCGAGCTCACCGACGAGCGCCTGGCCAAGTTCCGCAGCACGATTCCCCTGGGGCGCTTCTCCACGCCCGAAGACGTGGGCAACGCGGTGCTCTACCTGGCCAGCGACGAGGCCGCGTTCATTTCGGGCGTGTGCCTCGAGGTGGACGGCGGCAGATGTGTCTGA
- a CDS encoding TRAP transporter small permease: protein MKSLILHLDRWLTGLCLYTACLLLAVISCLGLWQVTSRFVLSQPSTWTEESMRRLLIWMVMLGVVASLRQGALVSVDLMLRLSRGAWRQVVRWTITLVNLAFLSVLIWFGIDLVVRVRFQTFASMDLSMGWAYAALPVGAALAVVAVIAHHIDPQNEELATAQ from the coding sequence ATGAAGTCACTCATCCTCCACCTGGACCGTTGGCTCACGGGGCTGTGCCTGTACACGGCCTGTCTGCTGCTGGCCGTCATCTCCTGCCTGGGCCTGTGGCAGGTCACCAGCCGCTTCGTGCTGTCGCAGCCGTCCACCTGGACGGAGGAATCGATGCGCCGGCTGCTGATCTGGATGGTGATGCTGGGCGTGGTCGCCTCGCTGCGCCAGGGCGCGCTGGTGTCGGTCGATCTGATGCTGCGCCTGTCGCGCGGCGCCTGGCGGCAGGTGGTGCGCTGGACCATCACCCTGGTCAACCTCGCGTTCCTGAGCGTGCTGATCTGGTTCGGCATCGACCTCGTCGTGCGCGTGCGCTTCCAGACCTTCGCGAGCATGGACCTGTCCATGGGCTGGGCCTACGCGGCGCTGCCGGTGGGCGCGGCGCTCGCCGTGGTGGCCGTGATCGCGCACCACATCGACCCGCAGAACGAAGAACTCGCCACCGCGCAGTAA
- the map gene encoding type I methionyl aminopeptidase — MSITYKDAAGIEGMRTACRLASEVLDYLTPLIQPGVTTLEIDRLAAEYMKQQGTVSATIGYQPAGYPPYPGHLCTSINHVVCHGIPNDKPLKKGDILNVDVTVITPEGWYGDNSRMFLIGGEAAATVQARRLCQVTFEAMWKGIAMVKPGVRLGDIGHAIQAYAEGNGYSVVREFCGHGIGQRFHEEPQVLHYGRPGTLEELKPGMTFTIEPMINAGRREIKEMGDGWTIVTRDRSLSAQWEHTVLVTDTGYEVLTWSAGNIAPPAFVTAAVLNPQVQAGVPA, encoded by the coding sequence ATGAGCATCACCTACAAGGACGCCGCCGGCATCGAGGGCATGCGCACCGCGTGCCGCCTCGCCTCCGAAGTGCTGGACTACCTCACGCCGCTGATCCAGCCCGGCGTCACCACGCTCGAGATCGACCGCCTCGCGGCCGAGTACATGAAGCAACAGGGCACGGTGTCGGCCACCATCGGCTACCAGCCCGCGGGCTATCCGCCCTACCCGGGCCACCTGTGCACCTCGATCAACCACGTGGTGTGCCACGGCATCCCCAACGACAAGCCGCTCAAGAAGGGCGACATCCTCAACGTCGACGTCACCGTGATCACGCCCGAGGGCTGGTACGGCGACAACAGCCGCATGTTCCTGATCGGCGGCGAGGCCGCGGCCACGGTGCAGGCGCGCCGGCTCTGCCAGGTCACCTTCGAGGCCATGTGGAAGGGCATCGCGATGGTCAAGCCCGGCGTGCGCCTGGGCGACATCGGCCACGCCATCCAGGCCTACGCCGAAGGCAACGGCTACTCGGTGGTGCGCGAGTTCTGCGGCCACGGCATCGGCCAGCGCTTCCACGAAGAGCCGCAGGTGCTGCACTACGGCCGCCCGGGCACGCTCGAAGAACTCAAGCCCGGCATGACCTTCACCATCGAGCCCATGATCAACGCGGGCCGCCGCGAGATCAAGGAAATGGGCGATGGCTGGACCATCGTCACGCGCGACCGCTCGCTCTCGGCCCAATGGGAACACACGGTGCTGGTCACCGACACCGGCTACGAAGTGCTCACCTGGTCGGCCGGCAACATCGCCCCGCCCGCCTTCGTGACCGCGGCCGTGCTGAACCCCCAGGTGCAGGCCGGCGTGCCCGCCTGA
- the purL gene encoding phosphoribosylformylglycinamidine synthase, with translation MSLHLRTFDGGHAISDFKVQQLLPQLQAIHDKIVGLSARFVHLAAFDAAPDAATAQRLGELLTYGEPVQAEHLQLEAAGAPALLVMPRLGTVSPWASKATDIARNCGLVVHRVERLVEYRLALKSGLLGGKPTLTPEQRWAVAGLLHDRMTEAVVATRDEAQALFTELQAAPMERVDVLGGGRAELERANTAWGLALADDEIQYLIDAFTGLGRNPTDVELMMFAQANSEHCRHKIFNAQFTIDGVPQDKSLFGMIRNTHQKSPQHTVVAYADNASVMEGHAVQRFSARDDGQGAPLYRSEAVTQHVLMKVETHNHPTAISPFPGASTGAGGEIRDEGATGRGAKPKAGLTGFSVGKLWGGLSDQAGGKPEHIASPLQIMTEGPLGGAAFNNEFGRPNLLGYFREYEQQVDGVQRGYHKPIMIAGGVGTIDARLTHKVLFPAGTLLIQLGGPGMKIGMGGGAASSMATGTNAASLDFDSVQRGNPEIERRAQEVINHCWAQGEANPILAIHDVGAGGLSNAFPEITNDAGRGARFDLRAVPLEESGLAPKEIWCNESQERYVLAIAPESLPQFQAFCERERCPFAVVGVATEERQLRLVDEGADSPVDMPMDVLLGKPPKMHRDVKTVARQSPAIDLTGVDLQQSVINVLSHPTVASKRFLITIGDRTVGGLSHRDQMVGPWQVPVADCAVTLADHAGFAGEAMSMGERTPLAATDAAASGRMAVAEAITNLLAAPIELPRVKLSANWMAACGEPGEDAALYATVKAVGMELCPALGVSIPVGKDSLSMRTQWQADGQTRKVTAPVSLIVSAFASLADVRGTLTPQLNRDIDDTTLVLIDLGKGRKRLGGSILAQTLGHPGGEVPDLDDPQDLVNLVNAVNALRAQGRILAYHDRSDGGLLAAVAEMAFAGQVGVALNVDQLVTEGDGISDSRADFGDAKNWSTQVSARREELTLRALFNEELGVVLQVRTGQRNEVMQVLREHGLSKFSHFVGKTRPLQSAIDAGKGELQVWRDTKAVFSAKLADLQQVWDSVSWKINQRRDNPACADAEHAAAGDPNDPGLHTHLTFDPAEDVAAPFLNLSRPKVAILREQGVNSHVEMAWCFTQAGFDALDVHMTDLQSGRAKLEDVRGVVACGGFSYGDTLGAGIGWARSITFNPVLSEQFQAFFARPDTFGLGVCNGCQMFAELADIIPGAEAWPRFTTNQSERFEARLSLVEVLDSPSLFFQGMAGTRLPIAVAHGEGHANFRHRGDPAKAIAAMRYVDNTGAPTERYPFNPNGSPGGLTSVTTADGRFTALMPHPERVFRNVLMSWTDQDTSAHSGWMRMWRNARRWVG, from the coding sequence GTGTCCCTGCACCTGCGCACCTTCGATGGCGGTCACGCCATCAGCGACTTCAAAGTCCAGCAGCTCCTCCCCCAGCTCCAAGCCATCCACGACAAGATCGTCGGCCTCAGCGCGCGCTTCGTGCACCTGGCGGCCTTCGACGCCGCGCCCGACGCCGCCACCGCGCAGCGCCTGGGCGAGCTGCTCACCTACGGCGAACCGGTGCAGGCCGAACACCTGCAACTCGAAGCCGCGGGCGCGCCCGCGCTGCTCGTGATGCCGCGCCTGGGCACGGTCTCGCCCTGGGCCTCCAAGGCCACCGACATCGCGCGCAACTGCGGCCTGGTGGTGCACCGTGTGGAGCGGCTGGTGGAGTACCGGCTCGCGCTCAAGAGCGGTCTGCTGGGCGGCAAGCCCACGCTCACGCCCGAGCAGCGCTGGGCCGTGGCCGGCCTGCTGCACGACCGCATGACCGAGGCCGTGGTGGCCACGCGCGACGAGGCGCAGGCCCTGTTCACCGAGCTGCAGGCCGCGCCCATGGAGCGGGTGGACGTGCTGGGCGGCGGCCGCGCCGAACTCGAGCGCGCCAACACCGCCTGGGGCCTGGCCCTGGCCGACGACGAGATCCAGTACCTGATCGACGCCTTCACCGGCCTGGGCCGCAACCCGACCGACGTCGAACTGATGATGTTCGCGCAGGCCAACAGCGAGCACTGCCGCCACAAGATCTTCAACGCCCAGTTCACCATCGACGGCGTGCCGCAGGACAAGAGCCTGTTCGGCATGATCCGCAACACCCACCAGAAGAGCCCGCAGCACACCGTGGTGGCCTACGCCGACAACGCCTCGGTGATGGAAGGCCACGCGGTTCAGCGCTTCAGCGCCCGCGACGACGGCCAGGGCGCGCCCCTGTACCGCAGCGAAGCGGTCACGCAGCACGTGCTCATGAAGGTGGAAACGCACAACCACCCCACGGCCATCTCGCCCTTCCCGGGCGCGTCCACCGGCGCGGGCGGCGAGATCCGCGACGAAGGCGCCACCGGCCGCGGCGCCAAGCCCAAGGCCGGCCTCACCGGCTTTTCGGTGGGCAAGCTCTGGGGCGGCCTGAGCGACCAGGCGGGCGGCAAGCCCGAGCACATCGCGAGCCCGCTGCAGATCATGACCGAGGGCCCGCTGGGCGGCGCGGCCTTCAACAACGAGTTCGGCCGGCCCAACCTGCTCGGCTACTTCCGCGAGTACGAGCAGCAGGTCGACGGCGTGCAGCGCGGCTACCACAAGCCCATCATGATCGCGGGCGGCGTGGGCACCATCGACGCGCGCCTCACGCACAAGGTGCTCTTCCCCGCGGGCACGCTGCTGATCCAGCTCGGCGGCCCGGGCATGAAGATCGGCATGGGCGGCGGCGCGGCCAGCTCCATGGCCACCGGCACCAACGCCGCCTCGCTCGACTTCGACTCCGTGCAGCGCGGCAACCCCGAGATCGAGCGCCGCGCACAGGAGGTCATCAACCACTGCTGGGCGCAGGGCGAGGCCAACCCCATCCTGGCGATCCACGACGTGGGCGCGGGCGGCCTGTCCAACGCCTTCCCCGAGATCACCAACGACGCCGGCCGCGGCGCGCGCTTCGACCTGCGCGCCGTGCCGCTCGAAGAGAGCGGCCTCGCGCCCAAGGAAATCTGGTGCAACGAAAGCCAGGAGCGCTACGTGCTCGCGATCGCGCCCGAATCGCTGCCGCAGTTCCAGGCCTTCTGCGAGCGCGAGCGCTGCCCCTTCGCGGTGGTGGGCGTGGCCACCGAAGAACGCCAGCTGCGCCTGGTGGACGAGGGCGCCGACAGCCCCGTGGACATGCCCATGGACGTGCTGCTGGGCAAGCCGCCCAAGATGCACCGCGACGTGAAGACCGTGGCGCGCCAATCGCCCGCGATCGACCTGACCGGCGTGGACCTGCAGCAAAGCGTCATCAACGTGCTGAGCCACCCCACGGTGGCGTCCAAGCGCTTCCTCATCACCATCGGCGACCGCACCGTGGGCGGTCTGAGCCACCGCGACCAGATGGTCGGCCCCTGGCAGGTGCCCGTGGCCGACTGCGCCGTGACCCTGGCCGACCACGCGGGCTTCGCGGGCGAGGCCATGAGCATGGGCGAGCGCACGCCGCTGGCCGCCACCGACGCCGCGGCCTCGGGCCGCATGGCCGTGGCAGAAGCCATCACCAACCTGCTGGCCGCGCCCATCGAACTGCCGCGCGTGAAGCTCTCGGCGAACTGGATGGCCGCCTGCGGCGAGCCCGGTGAAGACGCCGCGCTGTACGCCACGGTCAAGGCCGTGGGCATGGAGCTGTGCCCGGCGCTGGGCGTGTCCATTCCCGTGGGCAAGGACAGCCTGTCCATGCGCACCCAGTGGCAGGCCGACGGCCAGACCAGGAAAGTCACCGCGCCGGTGAGCCTGATCGTGAGCGCTTTCGCCTCGCTCGCCGACGTGCGCGGCACGCTCACGCCGCAGCTCAACCGCGACATCGACGACACCACGCTGGTGCTGATCGACCTCGGCAAGGGCCGCAAGCGCCTGGGCGGCAGCATCCTCGCGCAGACCCTGGGCCACCCGGGCGGCGAGGTGCCCGACCTCGACGACCCGCAGGATCTCGTGAACCTGGTGAACGCGGTGAACGCGCTGCGCGCGCAGGGCCGCATCCTCGCTTACCACGACCGCAGCGACGGCGGCCTGCTCGCCGCCGTGGCCGAGATGGCCTTCGCGGGGCAGGTGGGCGTGGCGCTCAACGTCGACCAGCTCGTCACCGAAGGCGACGGCATCAGCGACAGCCGCGCCGACTTCGGCGACGCCAAGAACTGGAGCACCCAGGTCAGCGCGCGCCGCGAAGAGCTCACGCTGCGGGCCCTGTTCAACGAAGAACTGGGCGTGGTCCTGCAGGTGCGCACCGGGCAGCGCAACGAGGTCATGCAGGTGCTGCGCGAGCACGGTCTGTCGAAGTTCAGCCACTTCGTGGGCAAGACGCGGCCGCTGCAATCGGCCATCGACGCCGGCAAGGGCGAGCTGCAGGTGTGGCGCGACACCAAGGCCGTGTTCAGCGCGAAGCTGGCCGACCTGCAGCAGGTCTGGGACAGCGTGAGCTGGAAGATCAACCAGCGGCGCGACAACCCCGCCTGCGCCGACGCCGAACACGCCGCCGCCGGCGACCCCAACGACCCCGGCCTGCACACCCACCTCACCTTCGACCCGGCCGAAGACGTGGCCGCGCCCTTCCTGAACCTCTCGCGCCCCAAGGTCGCGATCCTGCGCGAGCAGGGCGTGAACTCGCACGTGGAAATGGCCTGGTGCTTCACCCAGGCCGGCTTCGACGCGCTCGACGTGCACATGACCGACCTGCAGAGCGGCCGCGCCAAGCTCGAGGACGTGCGCGGCGTGGTGGCCTGCGGCGGCTTCAGCTACGGCGACACGCTGGGCGCGGGCATCGGCTGGGCGCGCTCCATCACCTTCAACCCGGTGCTGTCCGAGCAGTTCCAGGCCTTCTTCGCGCGCCCCGACACCTTCGGTCTGGGCGTGTGCAACGGCTGCCAGATGTTCGCCGAGCTGGCCGACATCATCCCCGGCGCCGAGGCCTGGCCGCGCTTCACCACCAACCAGAGCGAGCGCTTCGAGGCCCGCCTCTCGCTGGTCGAGGTGCTCGACTCGCCCAGCCTGTTCTTCCAGGGCATGGCCGGCACGCGCCTGCCCATCGCCGTGGCGCACGGCGAGGGCCATGCCAATTTCCGCCACCGCGGCGACCCGGCCAAGGCCATTGCGGCCATGCGCTACGTGGACAACACCGGCGCGCCCACCGAGCGCTACCCGTTCAACCCCAACGGCAGCCCGGGCGGCCTCACGTCCGTCACCACCGCCGACGGCCGCTTCACCGCGCTCATGCCGCACCCCGAGCGCGTGTTCCGCAACGTGCTCATGAGCTGGACCGACCAGGACACCTCGGCCCACAGCGGCTGGATGCGCATGTGGCGCAACGCGCGCCGCTGGGTCGGCTGA
- a CDS encoding TRAP transporter large permease translates to MSLTLLVTMLLGFAFSISIAVAIGGSAILGLAIFDSSKLILVPKEMFTAIDKFPLAAIPFFILAGNLMETGGISRRLVNFAKSLVGGVQGGLPMTCVLTCMIFAAVSGSSVATTFAIGAILIPALIKHGYPTGYAASLQATSAELGVIIPPSIPMILFGVSAEVSIGELFIAGVVPGLFIGITLMVFVHLWCRFKGLGKNDGDGRLPVGRATIEAGWALLMPVIILGGIYGGVFTPTEASVIAVFYALIVGMGIHRELGFKDLVPVFRKSVISSAVIMFIIANAGLFAFLITRAGIPDAIGMWLKEVLQSPGWFLLGVNAALFVIDMFIETSAAIIVLAPILVPVAIHFGVDPVHFGMIMVVNLALGMITPPFGVNLFAAATVARISLDRMIKHLVPFVLVIIGCLMVITYVPAVSLTLRDMVFHKPPAVMPVGPAPAIGPQ, encoded by the coding sequence ATGTCCCTCACCCTCCTCGTCACGATGCTGCTGGGCTTTGCCTTCAGCATCTCCATCGCGGTCGCCATCGGCGGCTCCGCCATCCTCGGCCTGGCCATCTTCGACAGCAGCAAGCTGATCCTGGTGCCCAAGGAGATGTTCACCGCGATCGACAAATTCCCGCTCGCGGCCATCCCCTTCTTCATCCTCGCGGGCAACCTCATGGAAACCGGCGGCATCTCGCGCCGCCTGGTGAACTTCGCCAAGTCGCTGGTGGGCGGCGTGCAGGGCGGCCTGCCCATGACCTGCGTGCTCACCTGCATGATCTTCGCGGCGGTGTCGGGCTCGTCGGTGGCCACCACCTTCGCCATCGGCGCGATCCTGATCCCCGCGCTCATCAAGCACGGCTACCCCACGGGCTACGCGGCCTCGCTGCAGGCCACGTCGGCGGAGCTGGGCGTGATCATCCCGCCCTCCATTCCCATGATCCTGTTCGGCGTGTCGGCCGAGGTGTCCATCGGCGAGCTGTTCATCGCGGGCGTGGTGCCGGGCCTGTTCATCGGCATCACCCTCATGGTGTTCGTGCACCTGTGGTGCCGCTTCAAGGGCCTGGGCAAGAACGACGGCGACGGCCGCCTGCCCGTGGGCCGCGCCACCATCGAAGCGGGCTGGGCGCTGCTGATGCCGGTGATCATCCTGGGCGGCATCTACGGCGGCGTGTTCACGCCCACCGAGGCCTCGGTGATCGCGGTGTTCTACGCGCTGATCGTGGGCATGGGCATCCACCGCGAGCTGGGCTTCAAGGACCTGGTGCCGGTGTTCCGCAAGTCGGTGATCTCGAGCGCGGTGATCATGTTCATCATCGCCAACGCGGGCCTGTTCGCCTTCCTCATCACGCGCGCCGGCATCCCCGACGCCATCGGGATGTGGCTCAAGGAGGTGCTGCAGTCGCCCGGCTGGTTCCTGCTGGGCGTGAACGCCGCGCTGTTCGTCATCGACATGTTCATCGAGACCTCGGCCGCCATCATCGTGCTCGCGCCCATCCTCGTGCCGGTGGCGATCCACTTCGGTGTCGACCCGGTGCACTTCGGCATGATCATGGTCGTCAACCTGGCGCTGGGCATGATCACCCCGCCCTTCGGCGTGAACCTGTTCGCCGCCGCCACGGTGGCGCGCATCTCGCTCGACCGCATGATCAAGCACCTGGTGCCCTTCGTGCTCGTGATCATCGGCTGCCTGATGGTCATCACCTACGTGCCCGCGGTGTCGCTCACGCTGCGCGACATGGTGTTCCACAAACCGCCCGCGGTCATGCCCGTGGGCCCGGCCCCGGCCATCGGCCCGCAGTGA
- a CDS encoding DUF808 domain-containing protein: protein MATSLLALLDDIATLLDDVSVMTKVAAKKTAGVLGDDLALNAQQVTGVKADRELPVVWAVAKGSFVNKAILVPAALLISAFMPVLITPLLMLGGLFLCFEGVEKLMHSLGAHKAEDTKHHDELARAVANEQLDLVAYEREKIKGAVRTDFILSAEIIVISLGTVASATMGQRVAVLVGISVLMTVGVYGLVAGIVKLDDLGLRLNRQAQAWKQALGRGILAFAPWLMKALSVLGTAAMFLVGGGILLHGLPLLAHGVEAMAESLGWLGAFVPSLAGALVGVAAGAVVVAVVALLKRLRGGPRPA, encoded by the coding sequence ATGGCCACCAGCCTGCTCGCGCTGCTCGACGACATCGCCACATTGCTCGACGACGTGTCGGTGATGACCAAGGTGGCGGCCAAGAAGACCGCGGGGGTGCTGGGCGACGACCTGGCGCTCAACGCGCAGCAGGTCACGGGCGTGAAGGCTGACCGCGAACTGCCCGTGGTGTGGGCCGTGGCCAAGGGCTCGTTCGTGAACAAGGCCATCCTGGTGCCGGCGGCGCTGCTGATCAGCGCCTTCATGCCGGTGCTCATCACGCCGCTGCTCATGCTCGGCGGCCTGTTCCTGTGCTTCGAGGGCGTGGAGAAGCTGATGCACAGCCTCGGCGCACACAAGGCCGAGGACACGAAGCACCACGACGAGCTCGCGCGCGCCGTGGCCAACGAGCAGCTCGACCTCGTGGCCTACGAGCGCGAGAAGATCAAGGGCGCCGTGCGCACCGACTTCATCCTCTCGGCCGAGATCATCGTGATCAGCCTGGGCACCGTGGCCAGCGCCACCATGGGCCAGCGCGTGGCCGTGCTGGTGGGCATCTCGGTGCTCATGACGGTGGGCGTCTACGGCCTGGTGGCGGGCATCGTGAAGCTCGACGACCTGGGCCTGCGCCTGAACCGCCAGGCCCAGGCCTGGAAGCAGGCGCTGGGTCGCGGCATCCTGGCCTTTGCGCCCTGGCTCATGAAGGCGCTGTCGGTGCTGGGCACGGCCGCCATGTTCCTCGTGGGCGGCGGCATCCTGCTGCACGGGCTGCCGCTGCTCGCGCACGGCGTCGAGGCCATGGCCGAAAGCCTGGGCTGGCTCGGCGCCTTCGTGCCCAGCCTCGCGGGCGCGCTCGTGGGCGTGGCCGCGGGCGCGGTGGTGGTGGCCGTGGTGGCGCTGCTCAAGCGACTGCGCGGCGGGCCGCGGCCCGCCTGA
- a CDS encoding aldehyde dehydrogenase family protein yields the protein MALHFINNRGVRSASGQTLPVTDPATGQAYDTLERGNAADLDAAVRAARECLAGPWGKLSAAERGRLLFKLADKVAQHADELAAIEQRDCGKPTKQARADALALVRYFEFYGGAGDKLHGHTIPYLDGYSVLTWREPHGVTGHVIPWNYPMQIFGRSVGGALAAGNVCVVKPSEDACLSLLRVAELAAEVGFPAGAINIVTGYGHEVGDALARHPGIDHISFTGSPRVGTLIQQAAAERHCPVTLELGGKGPQIVFDDADVDAAIPFIVNAIVQNSGQTCSAGSRLLVQRGLYEPLLQRLGEAFRGLRAGPPAADLDLGPLIRQTQLERVRGFLDEVRRDGLPIVAQGQVVAEASEHGYYAAPTLVRDVPPQHRLAQEEVFGPVLAAMPFDGEDEAVRLANGTAFGLVAGVWTRDGGRQLRMARRVKAGQVFINNYGAGGGVELPFGGVRSSGHGREKGFEALLGFTTLKTVAIRHG from the coding sequence ATGGCCTTGCACTTCATCAACAACCGCGGCGTGCGCAGCGCCTCGGGCCAGACCCTGCCAGTGACCGACCCGGCCACCGGCCAGGCCTACGACACCCTGGAGCGCGGCAACGCGGCCGACCTCGACGCCGCGGTGCGGGCCGCGCGCGAATGCCTGGCCGGCCCCTGGGGCAAGCTCAGCGCGGCCGAGCGCGGCCGGCTGCTGTTCAAGTTGGCCGACAAGGTCGCCCAGCACGCCGACGAGCTTGCCGCCATCGAGCAGCGCGACTGCGGCAAGCCCACCAAGCAGGCGCGCGCCGACGCGCTCGCGCTGGTGCGCTACTTCGAGTTCTACGGCGGCGCCGGCGACAAGCTGCACGGCCACACCATTCCCTACCTCGACGGCTACAGCGTGCTCACCTGGCGCGAGCCGCACGGGGTCACGGGCCACGTGATCCCCTGGAACTACCCGATGCAGATCTTCGGGCGCAGCGTGGGCGGCGCGCTCGCGGCGGGCAACGTGTGCGTGGTCAAGCCGTCCGAAGACGCCTGCCTGTCGCTGCTGCGCGTGGCCGAGCTCGCGGCCGAGGTGGGCTTTCCCGCGGGGGCGATCAACATCGTCACCGGCTACGGGCACGAGGTGGGCGACGCGCTCGCGCGCCACCCGGGCATCGACCACATCAGCTTCACCGGCAGCCCGCGCGTGGGCACGCTCATCCAGCAGGCCGCGGCCGAGCGGCACTGCCCGGTCACGCTCGAGCTCGGCGGCAAGGGTCCGCAGATCGTGTTCGACGACGCCGACGTGGACGCGGCCATTCCCTTCATCGTCAACGCCATCGTGCAGAACAGCGGCCAGACCTGCAGCGCGGGCTCGCGCCTGCTGGTGCAGCGCGGCCTGTACGAGCCGCTGCTGCAGCGCCTGGGCGAGGCCTTCCGGGGCCTGCGCGCCGGCCCGCCCGCGGCCGACCTCGACCTCGGCCCGCTGATCCGCCAGACCCAGCTCGAACGCGTGCGCGGCTTCCTCGACGAGGTGCGCCGCGACGGCCTGCCCATCGTGGCCCAGGGCCAGGTGGTGGCCGAGGCCAGCGAACACGGCTACTACGCCGCGCCCACGCTGGTGCGCGACGTGCCGCCGCAGCACCGGCTCGCCCAGGAAGAGGTGTTCGGCCCGGTGCTCGCGGCCATGCCCTTCGACGGCGAGGACGAGGCGGTGCGCCTGGCCAACGGCACGGCCTTCGGCCTGGTGGCCGGCGTGTGGACCCGCGACGGCGGCCGCCAGCTGCGCATGGCGCGGCGCGTGAAGGCCGGCCAGGTCTTCATCAACAACTACGGCGCCGGCGGCGGCGTGGAGCTGCCCTTCGGCGGGGTGCGCTCCAGCGGCCATGGCCGCGAAAAAGGCTTCGAGGCCCTGCTCGGCTTCACCACCCTCAAGACCGTGGCGATCCGCCACGGCTGA
- a CDS encoding phytanoyl-CoA dioxygenase family protein: protein MPRAHPLDAATVTAYARDGAVVLRGVLNAQELQRLEAGIEHNLAHLSPLALVASEPDDPGRFVEDFCTWQANADYAHVLRESSLPHVAAQLMGSRSARLYHDHLLVKEPGTRQPTPWHQDQPYYNVDGAQNVSFWIPVDPVPLASTLRFVAGSHRGTWYMPRTFRDQQAKWFPEGSLAELPPIEAEPQAWPQLAWALEPGDCVAFHMLALHASSGTGPGARRRVFSARYLGDDSVHAPRRWRTSPPFPGLEQRLPAGAAMDDPLFPLVWPPAPG from the coding sequence ATGCCGCGCGCCCACCCGCTCGACGCCGCCACCGTGACCGCCTACGCGCGCGACGGCGCGGTGGTGCTGCGCGGGGTGCTCAACGCGCAGGAGTTGCAGCGGCTCGAAGCCGGCATCGAGCACAACCTGGCCCACCTGAGCCCGCTGGCCTTGGTGGCCAGCGAGCCCGACGACCCGGGCCGCTTCGTCGAAGACTTCTGCACCTGGCAGGCCAACGCCGACTACGCCCACGTGCTGCGCGAATCGTCGCTGCCGCACGTGGCGGCGCAGCTCATGGGCAGCCGCAGCGCGCGGCTCTACCACGACCACCTGCTCGTGAAAGAGCCCGGCACGCGCCAGCCCACGCCCTGGCACCAGGACCAGCCCTACTACAACGTGGACGGCGCGCAGAACGTGAGCTTCTGGATCCCGGTCGACCCGGTGCCGCTGGCGAGCACGCTGCGCTTCGTGGCCGGCTCGCACCGCGGCACCTGGTACATGCCGCGCACCTTCCGCGACCAGCAGGCCAAGTGGTTCCCCGAAGGCTCGCTGGCCGAACTGCCGCCGATCGAGGCCGAGCCGCAGGCCTGGCCGCAACTGGCCTGGGCGCTCGAACCCGGCGACTGCGTGGCCTTCCACATGCTCGCGCTGCACGCCTCCAGCGGCACCGGCCCGGGCGCACGCCGGCGCGTGTTCTCGGCCCGCTACCTGGGCGACGACAGCGTGCACGCGCCGCGCCGCTGGCGCACCTCGCCGCCGTTCCCGGGCCTGGAACAGCGCCTGCCCGCGGGCGCGGCGATGGACGATCCGCTCTTTCCCCTGGTCTGGCCGCCTGCGCCCGGCTGA